A region of Vigna radiata var. radiata cultivar VC1973A chromosome 6, Vradiata_ver6, whole genome shotgun sequence DNA encodes the following proteins:
- the LOC106764128 gene encoding transcription factor bHLH51: MHMESYHYSSGWPLATNMAQCNSAPNSDQLSPFSVPTIQTPPLASDPPSLQFTEFPLWPASIAEDRVASASKSHSQAEKRRRDRINAQLATLRKLIPKSDKMDKAALLGSVVDHVKDLRRKAMCVSKAITVPSETDEVTIDFHEAEDESYKKVKKKLKEKMIIKASVCCDDRPEVFPELIQVLKGLRLTAVKADIASVGGRIKSILVLCSKDSEDNSVCLTTLKQSLKSAVNKISSLSVATNCPTRSKRQRFFFPSHYLQP; encoded by the exons ATGCATATGGAAAGTTACCACTATTCTTCTGGGTGGCCTCTTGCCACCAACATGGCTCAGTGCAACTCTGCACCAAACAGTGATCAATTATCTCCTTTTTCAGTTCCAACAATTCAAACACCCCCTCTTGCTTCTGACCCTCCATCTCTTCAGTTTACTGAGTTCCCTTTGTGGCCTGCATCCATTGCAGAAGATAGAGTTGCAAGTGCTTCAAAGAGTCACAGCCAAGCAGAGAAAAGGCGCAGAGATAGAATCAATGCACAGCTTGCAACTCTCAGAAAACTCATTCCCAAGTCTGAtaag ATGGACAAAGCAGCGTTACTAGGGAGTGTGGTAGACCATGTGAAAGATCTAAGGCGAAAAGCTATGTGTGTGAGCAAAGCAATCACTGTTCCAAGTGAAACTGATGAAGTAACAATTGACTTCCATGAAGCTGAAGATGAAAGCTAcaaaaaagtgaagaagaaattgaagGAGAAGATGATAATCAAAGCTTCAGTTTGCTGTGATGATCGACCTGAAGTGTTCCCTGAGCTGATCCAAGTTCTAAAAGGGTTGAGACTGACAGCAGTTAAGGCTGACATAGCTAGTGTTGGTGGCAGAATCAAAAGCATATTGGTTCTTTGTTCAAAGGACAGTGAAGACAACAGTGTTTGCCTCACCACTCTCAAACAATCACTTAAATCAGCTGTCAACAAAATTTCTTCGTTATCTGTTGCTACTAATTGTCCCACCAGAAGTAAGAGGCAGAGGTTCTTCTTCCCTTCACATTATTTACAACCATAA